The Nostoc sp. NIES-3756 DNA window CAATAGCTTGTTCTCCAGCTTGAATCCATTTTTTATCCTCAATACGCATGACTTGCGTGACTAATTTTTGAGTCAGTACCCGCACACCATCAACTTCCAACTGTGCTTGAAGCAACTGGGCAATTTCTGGGTCAAGATGAGGTAGAAGATGAGAAGACTTAACTACCAAAGTTACATTGCAACCCAGCCTTGCTAAAGTTTGTGATATTTCTATGCCTTGAGGGCTACCACCAATAATTACCCAATTTTTTGGTAGTTTTGGAGACTGGGAAAGTTGCTTATATAAATATTGCCAAAGATTGCTAGGTGTTAGGTAGCCAGTAGCTTGTAGCCCTTCAATTTGAGGAGTTGCTGAAAGGGAACCAGTGGCGAGTAAGTAACTACGACCTCTTAGTAGACGTTGATTGACAGCAAATGCTAGATGAGGGGAAGTTTGAAATTGACCGCTTTCAACAATGACATCAACTCCTTGTGCTGCCAAGTTAGCTAGTGATATTTGTTCTTGGATATTAGAAACAACACCTTGAGCCGATCGCAATGCTTCTGTCCATGATACAGAGATTTGGCACTTTTCAGAAGTATCAGCTTGTATAGCATTAATACCAAAACCAGCCAAATCACGGCATTTTTGAGCAAGGTTGGTAATTTCACTGATAGCTAGCTGAAAAATTAAGCTGTTGTTGAGCTGAGGCTCAACTAATGCCACTTTAGCTCTTAGTTGGGTGGCAGTTAAGGCAGCATAGCGCCCTGCAAGACTGCCGCCAATAATCACGACATCATAGTCAATTGTCATTTGGTCATTAGTCATTAGTCCATAGTCCATAGTCCATAGTCAAAACTCATGACTTACAATTCAGCACGGGCTGAACGCCTCGCTTCCGCTAACAGCACTCATAACTCAGTACTGATTGAATTGCTGTTAATAGGCGTTGGTTATCGGAGTGGGAACGGACGGCTGTACGGAAAAAGCGATCGCCTAGTTCTTTAAAGCTTAGACAATCTCGGATTAAAATTTGGTGTTGTTGGAGTAATTTTTGCTGCAATTGCCAACTTGATTGTTGTGTCTCTACTAGTAAGTAGTTTGCCGCGCTGGGGTGTGGTTGTAATCCGGGGATGGCGGTTAATCCTTGAAAAAGTTGTTGGCGT harbors:
- a CDS encoding dihydrolipoyl dehydrogenase family protein; amino-acid sequence: MTIDYDVVIIGGSLAGRYAALTATQLRAKVALVEPQLNNSLIFQLAISEITNLAQKCRDLAGFGINAIQADTSEKCQISVSWTEALRSAQGVVSNIQEQISLANLAAQGVDVIVESGQFQTSPHLAFAVNQRLLRGRSYLLATGSLSATPQIEGLQATGYLTPSNLWQYLYKQLSQSPKLPKNWVIIGGSPQGIEISQTLARLGCNVTLVVKSSHLLPHLDPEIAQLLQAQLEVDGVRVLTQKLVTQVMRIEDKKWIQAGEQAIETDEILVATAQQANIAPLNLAQVGVKWYQHRLLVNDKLQTTNRRIYACGDVIGGYDLPNIANYEAKIALNNALFFPRLQVDYRPIPWAILSSPNLAQVGLTENQAKRQFNKQEVLILQHYYKLIAASQIRNEITGVCKLVVRRNGEILGATIFGAEARDLINIIALAISGKISIQNLANLSVVYPSFSEIIERTAHQFSQQRLNNSLTWQEWLDDFFQLRRNWNL